The Chitinophaga niabensis genomic interval GGCCCCTGGGAATGGCTTTGAACGTCTTTTCCAGTTTGATGCTGATCTTACCCATGGGCTTTTCCCAGGTCTGTTGTTCCGGGAAATGCTGCAATTGCTGATATCCCATGGCAATTGCTTCCAGGGCACGGTCGTTGGCATGCGGGCCACTGGCCTGGAAGCTCATCATAAAGCTCTGGCCTGTAGTATGCATGGTAGCGTGTGCAATGGTAAAGAAATGGTCCTTGATCTTTTCCAACGTTTCGGTAAGGATGCTGGCCCTGTCTGCCACAGATAACTGCGCCCAGCGGGAGCCGGCACGTTTACCTGCTTTTACCAGTTCATCAACAGCAATAACAGGATAAGTAATGCCAAGCGGTTCCCTTGTATAGGGAGAAACTTCTTCACCTGCCCATCCTTCTGTAACTTTTTGTTTTAAAAGGGAAAAGGGTTTGTTCAGCATATCCTTAAATGTGGCCTCTCCCTGTGGAGGAGCTTCTTCACCATATGCTTTGGGGTGTTCAGGATACTGTGCGTAAAAAGTGCGTTCGTGGTTCGCTTTTACGGCGTTGTCAATAATGTTTTGGTGTTTTGCGATCAGCATAATCCTATAGTTTAGATTCGTGTTGTAGTATTGAAACGGCACACTATGCTGGTTCTCCCGATATGGTCGGGGGCTGGTTTACAGGATGGTCATCTTTTACTTAATAGTAGCCAGTCTGCCGGTATTGTAAAATTCTTCGTCCCTCAGCTTCAATGGATGATTCCGCTGAAAAGCAGAAAAGGAATCGTATTCTGCTTTATGGAGGTTGGTCCATGCTTTATATTCTGCCTGGTTGGAAACAGGGCCGAAAAGCCATTGATTATACGCCTCGAACATACCCTCCTTTAGTAACTTGCGTTGAAAATCAAACAGTGCGTATGGATATCTTACACCGTAAAAATTATACCAATCTAATAAGAACCTCGTACGTAACATGATCAGCGATTCCGGCTCAATACCGGTGGCAATCACACTCACCTGTTTCGCCATCACGCTTTTAAAACTATCCATGAAACCTGTCTCTGCCTCCTTGCTGCCTTTTTTACTTTTCTTATCTGATGTTTCCACCGGCACACTGTTGAAGATAGCCGGGTCATCGAATAATTTTTTATAACATTCCAGCACAATTTCCCTTACTTCAGCTGTACGGGTGGTAAAGCTTTCAAGGTTGATGAAAGTTTCCCCGTAGAGGATAGCCCAGATGGGTTCTTTCGTCCACAGGTAACTGCGGGCGGCATGATAATAATTACCGGGGAAGTTGGGATCTGTTTCGATGCCCTTCACCCATTGACGGAGTGCGCCGTCGAAATTCTTCATGTTCTGCAGCAGGTCGCCATAATCATTATACAGCTCTCCGCTTTTGGGGAATTTCTTCAATCCCCTGACATATAATTTCTCTGCTCCTTTCCAGTCTTGCTTAGCCTGGTATATATTACCGGCTATCTGAAAGAGGTGGATGTCTGCATCTTTCTTATCTACCAATGGAGACACTACGGTATATGCCCTGTTGTAATCACCTTTCAGGTAATAGGCAAAAGCGAGGTCCTGTTTCAATTGAATATCGTCTGGCGCAGACTGGATTGCCTGGTTGAGTACCAGGATAGCATTGGCATAATCGCCGCTCCGCAGGAAGTTGCGGGCAGTGGTTTGCAGTTCACTATTGTCCTGTGCGGCTGCCCACTGAAAGGTAAGCATTCCCGCCAGCACAAGGGTCCATCTTTTAGCAGCCTTTTGCCATTCCATCATTCAATGCGTTTTATGTAAATGTAAGAAAAAAGCGTTGACCCCGGAGCAAGGCGGGGTCAACGTTTCAGATCATTATCAGATCAGATGTGTTAACAGCCCGTCCCTGAGCTTAGGTTCAAACCAGGTGGATTTGGGAGGCATTACATTACCACTGTCTGCAATATCAAAAAGTTGCTGAATGGTTACGGGGTAAAGGGCAAAAGCTACCTGCATCTCGCCACTGTCCACTCTCTTCACCAGCTCACCCAGTCCGCGGATACCGCCTACAAAGTCGATCCTTTTGTCTGTACGGGGATCACGGATACCCAGGTGTTTGTCCAGGATATTGTTCTGCAGGATGGTCACATCCAGGATCCCGATGGGGTCTGCTGAGTAAGTTCCTTCCCTAGCAACGAGGTGGTACCAGGTATGGTCAAGGTACATGGTGATCTCATGCAGCATGGCAGGTTTTTGCTCATGATGGCCAACAGCTTCCACGGTAAAATCATATTCCAGGCGGGATAGGAAGTCCTCTTTGCTATGCCCGTTCAGGTCTTTCACCAGGCGGTTATAATCCAGGATCGCTAGTTCGCTGGCCGGGAAGATGGTGGTCAGGAAGTAGTTCAGATTAGCATCGCTGTTAATGTCTTCGCCGGAGGCTTTTTGTACCAATGCGGCTGAAGCTGCACGGTGATGGCCATCCGCGATATAAGTGGCGGGTACTTTTTCTGCAAAAAGACGGGTGATCTCGTCTCCCACAGAAGCTTCATTCACTACCCAGATGGTGTGGCTGATGCCATCTTCTGCCGTGAAATCATATACCGGCCGCTGGTTTTGCTGCCAGTGGCTGATTAGGGTATTTAGTTCCGGCACATCATTATAGGCCAGGAACACGTTCCCTGTCTGGGCGCGGGTGGTGGTGATATGATTGATACGGTCCAGTTCTTTATCCGGCCGGGTGAATTCATGCTTTTTAATGATGCCTTTATTATAGTCATCAATAGAGGAAGCACATACCAGCCCTGTTTGGGAGCGCCCGTCCATCACCAGTTTATAGATATAATAACATGGCTGTTCTTCGTGGAATAAAGTGCCGGATGTTTGCAGGTTCTGAAGATTTTCAGCTGCTTTTGCATATACCGCCTCACTGTGAATGTCTGTTCCTTCCGGCAGATCTATTTCAGATTTGGAAACATGGTAGAAGGAATTGGGATTTCCTGCTGCCGCTTCCGCTGCTTCTTTAGAATTTAATACATCATAAGGCCTTGCGGCTACCTCTTTTGCCAACGCCGGTTGCGGACGTAATGCCCGGAAAGGTTTGATAATTGCCATGATCTTGAGTTTTCTGTTAAGAGCGGTAAAAATAAGAAAAGCAGGGTAGGAATCAGAGGAGGAAATAAAAAAGGGCCGACTTTTTGGCCGGCCCTTCATATATAATATTTTCTTATGCGGTTATGCCTTCTTCAGTGAGAAGAACTTCATGGCTTCCACCATGGCTTCCACACTTTCAAGGGGCAGTGCATTGTAAAGGGATGCGCGGAAACCGCCAGACAGGCGATGGCCTTTGATGCCAACGATATCTTCTTTCTTGGCGAATTTGAGGAATTCCTCTTCCAGCTCAGGTTTGTCGATGGTAAAGGTCACATTCATTTTGCTGCGGTCTTCTTTGGCAACATTACCACGGAAAAGCGGGTTGTGATCTATCTCATCATATAACAATGCGGCTTTTTTGTTATTGATCTTCTCAATAGCAGCCACACCACCCTGGCCTTTCAGCCATCTGAGCGTAAGCATGGAGATATATACGGCAAACACCGGAGGGGTGTTGAGCAGCGAGCCGTTGTCAATATGTAACTTATAATCCATGATAGTGGGGACCTTGCGGGTGATCTTGCCCAATATGCTTTTGCGGACAGCTACCATAGTGGCACCTGCTGCACCCATGTTCTTCTGCACGCCGGCATAGATCAATGCATAACGGTTAAAGTCCATCTGGCGGCTAAGGATATCACTGCTCATATCAGCTATCAGTGGCACGTCCGTTTCCGGAGTGGTATGCCATTGTGTACCATAAATGGTATTGTTGGTAGTGATATGCAGGTATTTGGCCTGGGATGGAACCGTGTACTGCTTGGGGATGTGATTATAATTACTGTCTTTGGAGCTGGCGATGACATCTACATAACCAAACTGTTTAGCTTCTTTGATAGCTTTATTAGACCATACGCCGGTGTCGATGTAAGCAGCTGTTTCCCCGCTTTCCAGCAAGTTCATCGGAACCTGCATGAACTGGGTAGTAGCACCTCCGTGTAAGAACAGCACTTCGTAGTCGTCCTCCAGCTGCATGAGCTCTTTGGCAAGACTGCGCGCCTCTTCCATCACGGCTACAAATGGCTCCGTGCGATGTCCTATTTCAAGGATTGACATCCCGCTACCGTCAAAGTCG includes:
- a CDS encoding tetratricopeptide repeat protein, with translation MMEWQKAAKRWTLVLAGMLTFQWAAAQDNSELQTTARNFLRSGDYANAILVLNQAIQSAPDDIQLKQDLAFAYYLKGDYNRAYTVVSPLVDKKDADIHLFQIAGNIYQAKQDWKGAEKLYVRGLKKFPKSGELYNDYGDLLQNMKNFDGALRQWVKGIETDPNFPGNYYHAARSYLWTKEPIWAILYGETFINLESFTTRTAEVREIVLECYKKLFDDPAIFNSVPVETSDKKSKKGSKEAETGFMDSFKSVMAKQVSVIATGIEPESLIMLRTRFLLDWYNFYGVRYPYALFDFQRKLLKEGMFEAYNQWLFGPVSNQAEYKAWTNLHKAEYDSFSAFQRNHPLKLRDEEFYNTGRLATIK
- a CDS encoding DUF1015 domain-containing protein, giving the protein MAIIKPFRALRPQPALAKEVAARPYDVLNSKEAAEAAAGNPNSFYHVSKSEIDLPEGTDIHSEAVYAKAAENLQNLQTSGTLFHEEQPCYYIYKLVMDGRSQTGLVCASSIDDYNKGIIKKHEFTRPDKELDRINHITTTRAQTGNVFLAYNDVPELNTLISHWQQNQRPVYDFTAEDGISHTIWVVNEASVGDEITRLFAEKVPATYIADGHHRAASAALVQKASGEDINSDANLNYFLTTIFPASELAILDYNRLVKDLNGHSKEDFLSRLEYDFTVEAVGHHEQKPAMLHEITMYLDHTWYHLVAREGTYSADPIGILDVTILQNNILDKHLGIRDPRTDKRIDFVGGIRGLGELVKRVDSGEMQVAFALYPVTIQQLFDIADSGNVMPPKSTWFEPKLRDGLLTHLI
- the serC gene encoding 3-phosphoserine/phosphohydroxythreonine transaminase; the encoded protein is MKVHNFNAGPSVLPNEVLYKASKALIDFDGSGMSILEIGHRTEPFVAVMEEARSLAKELMQLEDDYEVLFLHGGATTQFMQVPMNLLESGETAAYIDTGVWSNKAIKEAKQFGYVDVIASSKDSNYNHIPKQYTVPSQAKYLHITTNNTIYGTQWHTTPETDVPLIADMSSDILSRQMDFNRYALIYAGVQKNMGAAGATMVAVRKSILGKITRKVPTIMDYKLHIDNGSLLNTPPVFAVYISMLTLRWLKGQGGVAAIEKINNKKAALLYDEIDHNPLFRGNVAKEDRSKMNVTFTIDKPELEEEFLKFAKKEDIVGIKGHRLSGGFRASLYNALPLESVEAMVEAMKFFSLKKA